A single genomic interval of Cucumis sativus cultivar 9930 chromosome 5, Cucumber_9930_V3, whole genome shotgun sequence harbors:
- the LOC101220595 gene encoding mannose-6-phosphate isomerase 1: MDEEDDKKLRKCRKKRLFGADRRKRLLRLKCCVQNYDWGVIGCNSQVARLFFLNSGRCNVDPGECYAEFWIGTHKSGPSFVVYGRDNNAVAAFGSKPLSLKDCISVDPVAVLGDKVARKWGGDLPFLFKVLSIEKALSIQAHPDKDLARSLNEAQPSIYKDDNHKPEMALALTRFEALCGFISSKELKAVLSSVPEIVELVQCADAEKFSHDSEQDGKEKVKQLFESIFSQIMSSNKGIVREAVCKLKRRLSLEKKKRQLSAKEQLILRLESQYPADVGILAAYFLNYVELKPGEALYVGPNEPHAYISGECIECMATSDNVVRAGLTSKKRDVQALLSMLNYKQGFPEILRGVSLNEYTRKYAPPFDEFEVDRCILPQAASVSFPSVPGPSLFLVMSGKGTIITGYSEETTLQEGEVLFVPAYMEVSITATAIELHMYRAGINNRFFRDL, encoded by the exons ATGGACGAGGAAGATGATAAGAAATTGAGGAAGTGTAGGAAGAAGAGACTGTTTGGCGCCGACAGGAGGAAGCGGCTCCTTCGTCTAAAATGCTGTGTTCAAAACTACGATTGGGGAGTTATTGGGTGTAATTCCCAAGTTGCGAGGCTGTTTTTTCTCAATTCAGGTCGCTGCAATGTCGATCCGGGGGAATGTTACGCAGAATTCTGGATTGGGACGCATAAATCTGGTCCGTCTTTTGTTGTTTATGGACGGGATAATAATGCTGTCGCGGCGTTTGGATCCAAACCCCTGAGTCTTAAGGATTGTATCTCCGTCGATCCGGTTGCTGTGCTTGGTGATAAGGTTGCGAGGAAATGGGGAGGCGATCTTCCGTTTCTTTTCAAG GTGCTGTCGATAGAGAAGGCTTTATCTATTCAGGCTCATCCAGATAAAGATTTGGCGAGATCCTTGAACGAAGCTCAACCAAGCATCTATAAAGATGATAACCACAAGCCTGAAATGGCTCTAGCATTGACAAGATTTGAAGCCCTCTGTGGGTTCATCAGCTCTAAG GAGCTCAAGGCGGTGCTTAGTAGCGTTCCTGAGATAGTAGAATTGGTCCAATGTGCTGATGCAGAGAAGTTCTCTCACGATAGTGAGCAAGATGGGAAGGAGAAAGTAAAACAACTTTTTGAGTCCATATTTAGTCAGATCATGTCATCTAACAAGGGCATAGTTCGCGAGGCTGTATGTAAACTAAAAAGACGTCTTAGTTTGGAGAAAAAG aAGAGACAATTATCTGCCAAAGAACAATTGATTCTCAGACTAGAAAGTCAATATCCTGCTGATGTTGGTATACTAGCAGCATATTTTCTCAACTATGTGGAGTTAAAACCAGGCGAAGCATTATATGTTGGTCCAAATGAACCCCATGCATATATATCTGGGGAATGCATCGAGTGTATGGCAACCTCAGACAATGTTGTTCGTGCAGGCCTTACCTCTAAAAAAAGAGACGTTCAAGCACTTCTTTCAATGCTCAACTACAAACAG GGTTTTCCTGAAATTTTGAGAGGAGTTTCCTTGAATGAATACACAAGAAAATACGCCCCTCCATTCGATGAATTTGAAGTCGATCGCTGTATTCTCCCACAAGCTGCATCCGTGTCGTTCCCATCCGTCCCAGGACCATCTCTGTTTCTAGTGATGTCCGGGAAAGGGACAATTATCACAGGCTATTCCGAAGAAACTACATTGCAAGAAGGTGAAGTTCTGTTCGTTCCAGCATATATGGAGGTGAGTATAACAGCTACAGCTATAGAATTACATATGTACAGAGCTGGGATCAACAACAGATTCTTTCGAGACTTGTGA
- the LOC101216005 gene encoding pectinesterase 2 — MAQKLHFSIILFSMFILSSSSLPFSTKTNNKAIELWCSRTPYPDVCKHFFNNGEFDPRNLLDIKKAALKIAMERAMKTETLTKALGQKCRNKKERAAWADCLELYQTTILHLNKTFSDKNCSNFDIQTWLSSALTNLHTCRAGFVDLGIKDYGVVFPFLENNNITKLISNSLAMNNCSESDEGNTSDEGFPKWLHGGDRRLLQAAEPKADLVVAQDGSGNYKTVQAAVDAAGKRKGSGRFVIRVKKGVYKENVVIKVKNLMLVGDGLKYTIITGSRSVGGGSTTFNSATVAVTGERFIARGITFRNTAGPQNHQAVALRSGADLSVFFRCGFEGYQDTLYVHSQRQFYRECYIYGTVDFIFGNSAVVLQNCMIYARKPMQGQQCVVTAQGRTDPNQNTGISIHNSRVMATDDLKPVIKSVRTYLGRPWKEYSRTVYLQSFMDSLVNPAGWLEWSGNFALNTLYYGEFKNSGPGSSTANRVKWKGYRVITSASEAAKFTVGSFIAGNSWLPGTGVPFTAGL; from the exons atggcTCAAAAGCTTCATTTTTccatcattcttttttctatgttCATCCTCTCATCAAGTTCCCTACCTTTCTCAACCAAAACTAACAACAAAGCCATCGAGTTATGGTGCAGCCGAACCCCATATCCCGACGTATGCAAACACTTCTTCAATAACGGTGAATTCGACCCCAGAAATCTCTTAGATATCAAAAAAGCAGCTCTCAAAATCGCCATGGAAAGAGCTATGAAAACCGAAACCCTCACAAAAGCCTTGGGCCAAAAATGCCgcaacaagaaagaaagagctGCATGGGCTGACTGTTTGGAGCTTTACCAAACCACAATCCTCCACCTCAACAAAACCTTCTCCGACAAAAATTGCTCTAACTTTGATATCCAAACATGGCTCAGCTCCGCCTTGACCAACCTCCACACGTGTCGTGCTGGGTTCGTTGACCTCGGGATCAAAGATTACGGCGTAGTCTTCCCTTTTTTGGAGAACAATAATATCACAAAACTTATAAGTAATAGTTTGGCTATGAATAATTGTTCTGAGAGCGATGAGGGGAATACGAGTGATGAAGGATTTCCGAAGTGGCTTCATGGTGGCGACCGACGGTTGTTGCAGGCAGCGGAGCCTAAGGCAGATTTGGTGGTGGCGCAGGACGGGTCAGGAAATTATAAGACTGTGCAAGCAGCAGTGGATGCGGCGGGGAAGAGGAAAGGGAGTGGGAGATTTGTGATACGTGTAAAGAAAGGAGTCTATAAGGAGAATGTAGTGATAAAAGTGAAGAATTTGATGCTTGTTGGAGATGGATTGAAATATACAATTATTACTGGGAGTAGAAGTGTTGGTGGTGGTTCTACTACTTTCAACTCTGCTACTGTTG CTGTGACCGGTGAACGTTTCATTGCTCGTGGGATCACATTCCGCAACACCGCCGGACCCCAAAACCACCAAGCGGTCGCCCTTCGGTCAGGCGCCGATCTCTCAGTCTTCTTCCGGTGCGGCTTTGAAGGATACCAAGACACTCTCTACGTCCATTCACAAAGACAATTCTACAGAGAATGCTACATATACGGCACAGTTGATTTCATTTTCGGCAACTCAGCCGTAGTTCTCCAAAACTGCATGATCTACGCAAGAAAACCAATGCAAGGGCAACAATGCGTTGTCACAGCCCAAGGCCGAACCGACCCAAACCAAAACACAGGGATCTCAATCCACAACTCGAGAGTGATGGCTACAGACGACCTAAAACCGGTTATCAAGTCGGTTAGAACGTATTTGGGTAGGCCATGGAAGGAGTACTCGAGAACGGTTTACTTGCAAAGCTTCATGGATAGCTTGGTGAATCCAGCAGGGTGGTTGGAATGGAGTGGTAATTTTGCATTGAATACATTGTATTATGGAGAGTTCAAGAATTCTGGGCCTGGTTCTTCAACTGCTAATAGAGTGAAATGGAAGGGTTATAGAGTGATAACAAGTGCAAGTGAAGCAGCTAAATTCACTGTTGGGAGTTTTATTGCTGGGAACTCATGGTTGCCAGGAACTGGAGTCCCATTCACTGCTGGGCTTTGA
- the LOC101215530 gene encoding peroxidase 2-like: MAFSKALPYILLITMLFTVRPTTAQLCPSFYDTTCPNLPSIVEEVVRQALQTDARAGAKLIRFHFHDCFVNGCDGSVLLEDSVADGIDSEQNAPGNLGIQGQNIVADIKTAVENACPNVVSCADILAIASNSAVVLAGGRGWEVQLGRRDSRIANRSGAVSNLPSPFEPLANLTVKFANVGLNSTDLVSLSGAHTFGQSRCRFFQGRLSNFSGTGMADPSLDPIYRDMLLEACPQGGDNNRVNLDPTTPNEFDNNYFTNLQDNRGLLTSDQVLFSPPGAATTVDVDRFAASQEVFFDAFGASMIKMGNIMPLTTIDGEIRLTCSRINPLPTLADM; the protein is encoded by the exons ATGGCTTTCTCCAAAGCACTGCCCTATATTCTCCTCATCACCATGCTGTTCACCGTCCGGCCAACCACAGCGCAGTTGTGCCCGTCGTTCTACGACACCACATGTCCCAACCTACCCTCCATTGTAGAAGAGGTAGTGAGACAAGCTCTCCAAACCGATGCCCGAGCAGGCGCTAAACTCATTCGCTTTCATTTCCACGATTGTTTCGTCAAT GGATGTGATGGGTCTGTTCTACTTGAAGATTCAGTCGCAGATGGTATAGATAGTGAACAAAACGCACCCGGAAACCTTGGAATCCAAGGCCAAAATATTGTCGCTGACATCAAAACTGCTGTTGAAAATGCATGTCCAAACGTTGTCTCCTGTGCTGACATCTTAGCCATTGCATCTAATTCAGCCGTCGTCTTG GCAGGAGGAAGGGGTTGGGAGGTTCAACTAGGAAGAAGAGATAGCAGAATAGCAAATAGATCAGGAGCTGTGAGTAATCTTCCAAGTCCTTTTGAACCTCTTGCAAATCTTACTGTCAAGTTTGCCAACGTTGGTCTTAATTCTACCGATCTTGTCTCTTTATCTG GGGCGCACACATTTGGTCAATCAAGATGTCGATTCTTCCAAGGACGATTGAGCAACTTTAGTGGAACGGGAATGGCTGATCCGAGTCTAGACCCAATCTATAGAGACATGCTTTTGGAGGCATGTCCTCAAGGCGGAGACAACAACCGGGTGAACCTAGACCCAACAACTCCCAATGAATTTGACAACAACTATTTCACCAATCTCCAAGACAACCGTGGGCTTCTTACAAGCGACCAAGTACTGTTCTCCCCTCCCGGAGCTGCGACCACCGTTGACGTGGACCGCTTCGCAGCAAGCCAAGAAGTGTTCTTTGATGCTTTTGGAGCCTCCATGATCAAGATGGGGAATATTATGCCATTGACTACAATTGATGGGGAGATACGTTTAACTTGTTCTAGGATTAATCCTTTGCCTACTCTTGCTGATATGTaa
- the LOC101220365 gene encoding endoglucanase 4, producing the protein MAIFFMKYFLVMILMLKLVVVSSHDYGDALTKSILFFEGQRSGKLPPNQRVTWRKDSALRDGLEFGVDLVGGYYDAGDNVKFSFPMAFTTTMLSWSVLEFGKDMGSDLPYAMDSIRWATDYLLKATSVPGFVFAQVGDPYADHFCWERPEDMDTPRTPYAVSKQFPGSEVSAEIAAALAASSMVFKPLDGGYSARLLKRARMVFEFADTYRGSYNDSLGRWVCPFYCSYSGYEDELIWGAAWLYKATKTAFYWNYITKNINTIKNNNNNPAVDYNNVINSKTDNVFQHYSSGNFAEFGWDTKYAGINVLISKFVLSTGNGSSSSNMFINYADKFVCSVLPESPSLLVSYSRGGLLFKSGGSNIQHSTALSFLLIVYSNYLNQYKHILHCGNVVASPSRLLQLAKTQVDYILGSNPLGMSYMVGYGKNFPQRIHHRGSSLPSMANYPQAIGCAKGKQYFQSNNPNPNLLIGAVVGGPDFNDSYADSRPDFVYSEPTTYINAPLVGLLAYFKSHPN; encoded by the exons atggcaatattttttatgaagtaCTTTTTGGTGATGATTTTGATGTTGAAGCTTGTGGTTGTGTCTTCTCATGACTATGGTGATGCTTTGACAAAAAGTATATTGTTTTTTGAAGGTCAGAGGTCCGGAAAATTGCCTCCTAACCAACGAGTCACTTGGAGGAAGGATTCGGCTCTTCGTGATGGCCTTGAGTTTGGT GTTGATTTGGTGGGTGGCTACTATGACGCCGGTGACAACGTGAAGTTCAGTTTTCCAATGGCGTTCACCACCACCATGCTTTCATGGAGTGTGCTGGAGTTCGGCAAAGACATGGGTTCCGACCTTCCCTACGCCATGGACTCCATCCGATGGGCCACTGATTACTTACTCAAAGCCACCTCTGTCCCTGGCTTTGTTTTTGCTCAGGTTGGCGACCCCTACGCCGATCATTTCTGCTGGGAACGACCCGAAGACATGGATACGCCGAGGACTCCTTATGCTGTCAGCAAGCAGTTTCCCGGCTCTGAAGTCTCCGCCGAGATCGCTGCTGCGCTAGCTGCTTCCTCCATGGTGTTTAAGCCTCTTGATGGAGGTTACTCTGCTAGGCTTCTTAAAAGGGCTAGAATG gTTTTTGAGTTTGCAGATACTTATCGAGGGTCTTACAATGACAGTCTTGGACGATGGGTTTGTCCATTTTATTGTAGCTATAGTGGCTATGAG GACGAATTAATATGGGGAGCTGCTTGGTTATACAAGGCAACAAAGACGGCATTTTATTGGAACTATATCACTAAAAACATCAACACAATaaagaacaacaacaacaatccTGCAGTTGATTACAATAATGTAATTAACTCTAAAACTGATAATGTCTTTCAACATTATTCTAGTGGTAACTTTGCTGAGTTTGGATGGGATACCAAATATGCGGGAATTAATGTACTCATTTCCaag tTTGTGTTAAGTACTGGAAATGGTTCTTCTTCATCcaatatgtttattaattatgcTGATAAGTTCGTATGTTCAGTTCTTCCTGAATCCCCTTCTCTGTTAGTTTCTTACTCACGAG GTGGGCTTCTGTTCAAGTCTGGAGGAAGTAACATACAGCATTCAACAGCCTTATCATTTCTTCTTATTGTATATTCAAATTACTTGAATCAATATAAACACATTCTTCATTGTGGAAATGTTGTAGCCTCTCCATCTCGTCTTCTACAACTTGCCAAGACCcag GTGGATTACATATTAGGAAGCAACCCATTGGGGATGTCCTATATGGTGGGTTATGGCAAAAACTTCCCACAAAGGATTCACCATCGTGGCTCATCATTGCCATCCATGGCCAACTATCCACAGGCCATTGGATGTGCAAAAGGGAAACAGTATTTTCAAAGCAACAATCCAAACCCTAATTTGCTAATTGGAGCTGTTGTTGGAGGACCTGATTTCAATGATTCTTATGCAGATTCCAGACctgattttgtttattctgAACCAACTACTTATATTAATGCTCCTCTTGTTGGTCTCTTGGCTTACTTCAAATCCCATCCTAATTAA